In Sesamum indicum cultivar Zhongzhi No. 13 unplaced genomic scaffold, S_indicum_v1.0 scaffold00155, whole genome shotgun sequence, the DNA window aattataaataaatttttaatatttgaaaaattatcaatatctcttatatttgatcaaattatataatatttgaataaaggTTTGGAATTGCtaactttttttgttgttctattttttttaaaagaaaaacaaaattggaccaaaatttcgtaaaattgtaaaaaaaaagtcaacttatttcataaaaatatttcaaaaaatttaaaaaattaaataaaaattataattctgcATAATTCACTGTAATATTTTGGTgagttcattataaaaaataaacgaaAATATAACGTATTGACAACTAAGTAAAATTAGAGGTGTGCGGTAATTTCTATAcagcaaaatgtatttttattatgtcaaatatcGGATTTTAAAAgagctcattgtaatttatttattttaacatgaatgttgaatatatatatatatatatatatatgtgacaGTAGTCTATAATTTTGTTGTGTGTAGGTAGCTGGAAAAGAAGAAGTTATATTCGAGAGCGCAGGTAAAAGCTGCGAATACGTGCATATTTGAACATGTGCACACATGCATGCACCCCACTACCCACATTCATTGCCtatgatttgaattttgcaCCCATGCCCTTtccctctttctttctttcttttttttttttaaaaaaaaaaattgcatgaaacctcctttattttaaaattttaattgaaaattccattgtcttaaaaaaaatcatgtacaCCTTTCTTTTCGTTAGTCAGGGTTAatgatgttaaaatttttattgaattgtcCGTTATACAGATATTATGACACCACTTCGTTGTGCTACCACTGTTGCCTATATCTAGGGTGACGGATGGCAATGAAGCGGGGACggggaaaaaattgatttgaaaaaaaaatatattattttaatcttttttaaaaataatttttttcaaaatctaaagatattaaaaaaatgtgtaatgatctattaaatttaaatattatatatattaaataatatgattttaaaaaaattgatataattgttTGGTACTTtgacatttatttaatatataatttattaaaatatatttagactaaaaaatatttaatttaattaataatatataattaatttatatttacatatatagaaatattttaatttaaaaagtgaagtttagtatattaattttttcattgtgattttaaatttaaaatttcaacttttaaaaattttatatactttttaggtattttgatgtttaattaatatattctataaaataaataaaatttattaaaatatatttagattaaagaaaaaattaaattaatcaataacatataattactaaaacatatttaaatatcaaataaggAGGGTAAAATGCACATTTGTGCACACAAAGTAacttaaaaaagtaaaaaacgAAGCTCACTCACACAATACTCCAGTGTCAAATACTCTATAATAGATAGAGGTTTTTTTTGCCGTGTTATAAATAACATAGGGAACTTttcacttataaaattaacacagAGGAATTTCGCTTTGTATCACCAGACCATAGGGTTGTTGTTACAAACGCAattcaacttctttttttttttaattcaatcttttcaaattaagtatatatCCTCACAAGGGACGAGAACTCATTACCAAATAACTTACATATTAACTGTGAAGTCTTAAGTAATAGAAATTTTCATCGGTTTTGCATTTAATTGGGCtatcaaaattttgcaaactttaatttaaaatttaaaatgcaaaCTCAACTTCTCTATGGTTGCAATGCGTTTTAATCTGactctttatataatttatcaataattaacttataatgatatggaaattatttaattaattaggagCGGGATATTACGTGTGAAAAATAGTAGGAAACCACATGAATCCTGGGTCCCTTCCCTGCAAAACGTGCAAGAGAagcaaagtgaaaaaaattttatatatagcagcaaaagattaaaataaaaaaaataaattaaagggtgGATATATcaactatttaattatttcttatgcCCCCaccaatttatattaatggattttggatatatatttatttacttattcttcatttgtttctttaggttttagatttttcttgtttttggcattttaatttcacttattttcttgataattatactaattaattaaagaaaaggaaatgatTAACATTCATGCACCAACCCTGCaactcttatttatttatttagttatttccctttattaattatttatttctggAAAAAGATTATAGTACTTTCATATTTATgaaccaaattaaataataaaaggtcGACttccttaaattaaataataaaatataataacgggaaaatataaaattgaccTTAAAGAAGATTTGGTCATAAAAGCTGATAATATTCCTGACTTTgttcttaaaaaagaaaaaataaaccctctaatttaataattgagtagaaaagttagtaataaaaagactgggatattttttcaataatattcaatttaaatttatttaataataataattgggtttttaaaaaaatagagaaattcaGCTTTACGCCGGAAAAAGTGCATCAGTATATATTCAAGGGCGCAGGGCGCAGGCGGCGTATCCATATCTCCTTGGCGGCGGCGGGGAATAATCAAAAGTTACAAAATCTTTCCATTTGGAAAATAGAATTCCTTGAACAtgaataatttcaagaaaatttaattaagataattaaagttaatatttttttcccttttcttttcttttattgtaagGTCCACATAACACATTTCTACTTGAAAGCTCTTGtggtgaaaattaatttaaaaaaatattaattatgactaAATTTGCTTTTGCAAACGATGTAggcttgcattttttattagttctaATAAAGAGTTTAAGCggtttataaataaaatttaaggtCTCGTTTCTCTAGCGAGACGCTTTTTCAGGTAAAATCGTGAGATTCATACTAAGTTAAAGTGAATAATATATCGTACAATGAGGCACTGATTAACTCGCAATTCAGATCAGCCAACTTATAAAACACAAATACTGAACTCTTcgagaaataattttaattgaatatattgtttattactaggcaaaaattatttgcataGGACCCCAATGCCAAAGCTCTACCAAAATGCttgttttaattgataattttcgaAGAATTAATATGACGAGTTCGTAAATTACTCCTGCaagcaaattatatattattttcctaACTTTTATGTCAAACACTATAATGTAAGTCGAACTCAGTATATATATccaattgtaataaatttctttttttacgaGTAGAGGACAAACTTATTGATAAAAGTTGAGATTTGTGATCATCATATCATGGGTCCGATCAAATAGCTTATGAGATTTCTCTATTTTGGCAACAGATATTTGCAgtttaataatgtaaattttattattaataataataattaatataactatttataattaaaaattattgtaatgtACATAGgtcactttaattttttttttaactaaaaaagaCAAAGAACCATTGAGTAATAGAATTATAGAAGAAGATCTAGTGAAGTGCACAaggatatatacatatagagttgaagaaaaaaaagggtttGACTTATAATCACcactattcttttttaaagattCTTGGTTGACTATATCTAATGATGAACTTGTATTGGATACGTCTTTATTCTCTTCCATCATTATCAATGATGGTGCTCAtgattataactttttttttcctaaattctTTGGGTATATTAGGTATTAATTTGTGGATTCTTGAAAGATCAAGTTATTGGGCTTGCAATTCTAAAGGCAAAGGGAGCACAAGCTTAGagtttttttagatttatttttcaaaagtatgATTTGATGTATTTAGATGTTAAAGATTGATAAAATATGtagataattcaaaataaaaaaatataaaaaaagtttagtaTGGAAGTGGACATACAtctatatttgtaattttcgaACAcacattttgattttgaaagtATTCTTGAAATTAGGGATTGTTAATGAGTTCCGAGCTTACTTATTATGTTCGAATTAGGTCAAACTTtgatagaattaattaattttaggatcttgaatttaaattcaatatggATAAAGAATTACGTTGTAAGGATACAAATATGAATATGGGGAGATCAACGGGTATAATAAGATACAAGTATGGAATATAATCAAgttcatttgtaattttcttttatttctaaaaaatcaacaatttcgtcctactttatttttctcgtTGAAATAACAAAGCAtttgaaagaagagaaagaacttTACGTCTAATCAAACTCATCGAatacttcaaaaatatattcaatatgcACATCCATCCTATATCCATTACGTACCCGACTATATTTCTACACTATACCTTAGTTTTGCAGAGTGATCATGTAGAGAAAATGTTgcataaaaaaccaaaaatgatGGGTGAATATGATGAGTTTAATGTTGTTGGACAAATGAGTGTAGTTGGGAACCTACGAGGTATTAGGTTTCTTCATGTATGGCTCTCCCAATGCAATGTNNNNNNNNNNGGAGTAACAAGTTGTGATGTGCCTGTAATTACGTTGCCTAATAGAAGGCCTATGCTCATATTGGCCCTGCTCTAATTACAAGGGTGGGTTTTCATAAACTTGGGCCTCCACCAATCCCCCATTTTTTGGTCTCAAACCCACCCCTATTTGGGGCGGGGGAGAGTGGGGGTTGTTTGAGTCCCATTGACACCCCTAGCATTTATTGAGCATATTCAGATTACTCCACGCGACTATAGTTTTAGGTTGTCGGGTCGGTCAGGCTGAACTGATCCACTCTAAATGATTTCTCAGCCTACAAAGGGTAACTTAGTAATTTTACACTTATTATCTACCTTGTATATTTGATCTTAATATGCCCCATGATCAACAACTAAACAAGAACCCACAATGTTCTACCCAACCTGTGtggtatttgaaaatatttacaagtAGTAGAAGTTACATGTTCTGGACTATGAAGAATTAATACTAGAGAGTCTCTCTGTAAATTCATCAAACACTTGATCACGGGGCAGAACACTTATTCTTACGTAGTTCGCACTCTCGCCAAAGTGCTTCCCACTTCTCGTTATTATCTTGTGATCGCGAAGAAAGCTCTCGCAGTCCTCTACTCCGCCTTCACACTTGAGCCAAGCGAAAGCTGCCAGAGAGGAGAAaaagtaaatgtaatttcaaaagaacatGGGAAAAAGGAGTATggagaattatataaatacccctAAACATTTGATATAGTACGGTCCATGTGTTCGATATGGATATTGGAACATTACATGCAGAGCCCTAGTGGTAGATGTATAATAGCTaatgaaataatcaaatactagatagttatttatatttcattacCAGGTTGTGATGCAAAAGCACGACGACTAAAGTTGCATGCTCCCCTTGAAAAGTCGGGCAACGTAAAGAGCTTGTTCTTCTTCACTGCATCTCTAAGCTTCTTCCACCTCTTTGCCATGAGGTTATAGCTATGTTCAAAGAAAGCTTCACCTTCCTTGAAGTTGCCCCTGTGTTCGTGGCTATCGGCCACTACTTGTAGAATCTTTGCTGCCCGAATCTGTGATTCTTTTGACACGCCAATGGTGCTGAGCACGAtgaattttgtcattttcttggCGATCTCCTGGTCTCTAACGAGGGCCCAACTGCAAGAtgtgaaatcaaaatttttaaggAACGAActatatgaaaaaaaactGAAGGAAAACACCCTCGAAAACTTGAAGTGATATTGACAAGTAGATCAGGATCCACGCCATTTTATAAGGGTCATATCCTACTAGACCCCTATCCTGGTTTTGACCCGGAATGCAGATCTTGATTAAGAAGTCATCTATTATGAAGACAATGAAACATGGCTCCGTCCACCCTTTGACACATAAGCCTATGTACCCCAAATCCCTTCATACACCAAATAcacatttattaaattcaaaatctagCTTTTTTTATTGGTTCTGCAATTTTCTTGATCAACTTGATCCCTAATCTGACTTTTGTATTAGAGGATCTGGAGCCCTCGATGAGCCTAAAGAACTCTGGTTTTAGATTTAGATCCCGAATACCATGGATTGAAGTTGAGTTTACAGTTACCCCACTCAAGCAATGAATTATCTCATGCCAACTTGAATCTCTTGGGGGACACCCCACTGGTTTTGGATGCAACATCTCATACTTGAAGTGTTGGATTCAAATCCCATTAGGTACGtgtgttaaaaaaagaaaaaagaatcattaCTGCATAACCAGCTTGATACAAATCCAGATATTCTGAAGTGACTGATTCAGCAAACAAATGCGAGTTTTCTGTTAATAGTATTGGGATGTGGTTCTTACCCCAGGCGTGTACCAGCATGGCCGGTGCTTTTGGAAACGGTGAACAGCATGATATCGTGATCTGCTGGAGACAAGATTGGAGTATACTGCGGCCAGTAGTATGCTAAATCATGTATCAGTGTTCCTTGATTTTGAGTGACCACAGCTTCTCTTGATACTCCATCAGGGTTGTTTGGGGACGTCACAAGTTCGATATACGGCTtatctttcttgaatttgcGTGCATCTCCGGCCCATTTGTAAAGTCCAGATTTCAGAAAATCAGTGATCAATGGGTACGACTGCGAGTAGTAGAATAATTCTTTGAATCAGAATGATTGATTATTCAAAcattaagttttttaaaagaaactaaataataaggaTCGGACTCAAGCTCGACTcgattagttaaaaaatactgaaaatgattaaaaaatcaaaatgctcAGTTTCAACTCGTGTTCAGCTTGATTAACACTCATTCGAGCTTGACTCGTCTGCTACTCTGCAATCAATGATCAGGGCAATTAATCTGTGTCTCAACAAAATCCAGGCAATTAATGATCGTTAAACTTTGTGAACACAGGTGTAAAGAGTAAGTAATGTGGTTGACTTTCAGCACATAAGCAAAAAAACGTATTGTAATAAATGATATTTCAAAGGCAAAGAGCAATACAGATAAGGGACAGTTCATGATTAAGCAATTATAGGTAGATTATGTCTGGATTAAATCCAACAATTTGGTCAACCTGCATCACGGCGTTCTCATTTAGAATTGTTGAACTTGTAGCAATATTAATAAGCTTCATAAGTGAAACGAAAAGTTACTTGGATGACTTACTGAGTAGAATGGTGCAGCAGAAACAACGCTGATAGGCTCTAAAGCGTCAGGTGGAGATATGGCATACAGCACAGCCTGAAAGAGCTGAGTCGAACCCGTCCCCACGACAATGTGTCGCCCTTCAGTCACTGCATTGCCAACCAGTTTGTGCAGCCTAATAATTGCATTTGCAAATTCTGGCTCTAAAAACCAGCAAAGGTTTCTTACATCTGAGaaataactaatgaatttCCATCCAGGGATCATGACCGTAGTTTTGTTCCCCATTTGTCGCCAATATCTCTCGTACATTGTTGGATCCCCGCTGCGTAGAACGTTAAATAAGTCATACCATAGAGCtaagttattatatattctataattatCTTTGTACGTTCTTAAGTCATTACATCAACTGaaagcaaatatattttttcatttcacagTCATCAGAAAACCATTCATAACTTCCAAGAACCAACTGCAAACATAGCTCAGAACTCTCACCCAAAGCTAACTAAACCGTCGTGTATCACATGTTAATTTGCATGATATAATATCCGGTGGGAATCATTTTTGACAGATGGAGAACgtatgcaaaaaatataaaaagaaagtaattacaaaatacaagATTTACGTGTTTCAAAGAATTCTCTCTTGTGTCCATAGTTGTTCAAGATTAGTTTCTTACTAAGATAAATTTAGCCTGAATTATAACAAAATGTCAGCTATTAACAATTAATACAGAGGCGCCTGTAAagcattataaaattataattttacccctgacaaaaatattacggTTAGACCAATGGTTGCTGGGCCTGGATGCATAGTTAGGACAGACTTCATGCTCTAATAATATCACCATACCTAAGGCTGGTCTATAACAAAGGACGGGTAGGTATAGGAGGACCAAACTTATGGGTTATGCTCCATTATGTGATTAAATGATTGGATATATGACAAGTAAATGTCAGGTCCATAATCATTCTAGAAAACAGAGACAAGGACCTAAAAACAGCTCCAAGAACTTGCAATGCTTGATCACTTCCATATATTGGTGTATAAAGCATCAAATATGAGCCTATACTCTAGTTTTCACTGATTTTTAGGGGGCTCCATTCTTTATTTCTCTTAGATGTTCTCAAAGGACAAAAAGAGGTGCCTGAATGTAGTAAATGCACAAAGCCATAAATGAAGTGTAAAAAGATGCTGCTCATTTATTAAGTAGCCTAAAAGTTCCTTTAGGCCAACTTTGTGGGCAAATGTTTTTCAGATGGTCTCTATGCTTTGTTTGGTTCTATTtttaagggtttttttttaaaatcatttttggaaaataggaagagaaagaaagagataagTGTTGtgagtttctatttttttagtagtttttgtttatttttgaaagtttttaaTACGTGgggttttatattttgtactaGTGTAAGATAAACAAAGATAAATTGAAATAGATTGAACTGTGTGCTTTGTAACGATAAAAGCAAACATTGAAAATGCTTTTGggtatcttttatataatgaaaacaaaacctatttttcaaaagtttcatCTTGATGTTTTTCATACTAAACGTGAAAAACAATATCTTTTTCCTAATACGTTAAAGAATGTTACTCCATCAAACATCATAACACAAAACGAGTACCCAACAAGGAAAATATCATGGGGTCAGAGGAGTGTGAGGATTTTTATTCTAGTGTGTGTCTTAATAGATATAATCCTCCAGctaaaattatacaaagtAGTAAGAAAGTGCACAACACAAGGAACGATGATGATGCTGGTCAACGAGAGAATCAAGAAGGACCACCATCCATGGTGTCATCATTATGAAGGCCAAAGCATAGCAGTAAAACAAATGTTACTTAAGAAACAAAGAAGCATGATTTGAATAAG includes these proteins:
- the LOC105179382 gene encoding tryptophan aminotransferase-related protein 2; this translates as MEIRTMCLGHFLVISLALNAGLLYRDYCNGKHKSQDFFFFNNGFKNASLAAKRDAHVAKRTPFETKAPLKALGEVIDLDHGDPTMYERYWRQMGNKTTVMIPGWKFISYFSDVRNLCWFLEPEFANAIIRLHKLVGNAVTEGRHIVVGTGSTQLFQAVLYAISPPDALEPISVVSAAPFYSSYPLITDFLKSGLYKWAGDARKFKKDKPYIELVTSPNNPDGVSREAVVTQNQGTLIHDLAYYWPQYTPILSPADHDIMLFTVSKSTGHAGTRLGWALVRDQEIAKKMTKFIVLSTIGVSKESQIRAAKILQVVADSHEHRGNFKEGEAFFEHSYNLMAKRWKKLRDAVKKNKLFTLPDFSRGACNFSRRAFASQPAFAWLKCEGGVEDCESFLRDHKIITRSGKHFGESANYVRISVLPRDQVFDEFTERLSSINSS